One Kitasatospora sp. MAP12-44 DNA segment encodes these proteins:
- a CDS encoding GNAT family N-acetyltransferase: MTIREADANDWPAIWPFFHTVIAAGETFTYPVDLTERQGRDLWLLPAPNRTVVALDESGTVLGTAKMNANQPGNGSHIASASYLVDPAHSHRGVGRALCEYSIAWARAAGFRAMQFNAVVETNVHAVKLYQSLGFEILGTLPEGFHHPTEGYVGLHIMYRAL; this comes from the coding sequence ATCACGATCAGGGAAGCCGACGCGAACGACTGGCCCGCCATCTGGCCCTTCTTCCACACGGTCATCGCCGCCGGTGAAACCTTCACCTACCCGGTCGACCTGACCGAGCGGCAGGGCCGCGACCTGTGGCTGCTGCCCGCCCCGAACCGCACGGTCGTCGCCCTCGACGAGTCCGGCACGGTCCTGGGCACGGCGAAGATGAACGCCAACCAGCCGGGCAACGGCTCCCACATCGCCAGCGCCAGCTACCTGGTCGACCCCGCCCACTCCCACCGGGGCGTCGGCCGGGCGCTGTGCGAGTACAGCATCGCGTGGGCGAGGGCGGCCGGCTTCCGGGCCATGCAGTTCAACGCCGTCGTGGAGACCAATGTGCACGCGGTAAAGCTCTACCAGTCCCTGGGTTTCGAGATCCTGGGCACCCTCCCCGAGGGTTTCCACCACCCGACCGAGGGTTACGTCGGCCTGCACATCATGTATCGCGCCCTGTGA
- a CDS encoding DUF6299 family protein, giving the protein MRGRLAVVGAVGALALSVAGPAVGAPSAGDAVAVAATGTVAQDGTVTLSGTYHCSTPRTYVTTSLTSGGDSSNIGNSVLATCDGAVHSWTTSGKPYMPVAAGTAQVRASLVQLTWNGSLVPEVDYLTFPSQDVMLSPVPASS; this is encoded by the coding sequence ATGCGAGGTCGTCTTGCTGTGGTCGGAGCCGTTGGTGCTCTGGCCCTTTCAGTTGCCGGGCCGGCGGTAGGTGCGCCCAGTGCCGGGGACGCGGTTGCCGTCGCTGCTACGGGCACGGTCGCCCAGGACGGGACGGTCACGCTCTCGGGTACCTACCACTGCTCGACGCCGCGGACGTATGTCACCACCTCGCTCACCTCGGGGGGCGACAGCAGCAACATCGGTAACAGCGTGCTGGCCACCTGCGACGGCGCTGTGCACAGCTGGACCACGTCCGGGAAGCCGTACATGCCGGTGGCGGCCGGGACGGCGCAGGTGCGGGCGTCGCTGGTGCAGTTGACGTGGAACGGCTCGCTCGTGCCGGAGGTCGACTACCTGACGTTCCCCTCGCAGGACGTCATGCTCTCCCCGGTGCCGGCGAGCTCCTGA
- a CDS encoding lanthionine synthetase C family protein, giving the protein MLSLRDRAAALATDIAERLADPQALPTPQTPWHRVTLSEGMPGVALLHLERGGEDALRTAQRWLSASVAAAKEVPTDPAAHAPGLYRGIPALSFTVCRTAAATGSTGGPGRAAAHLGAQVQVFAQALAAWEARRDPRRGECTTVGTYDVISGLAGLGAQLLDGLQYGVAGSREALTEVLGALVGVTRPLNLGGRELPGWWTAQSTYDYAPATPETGHANAGLAHGVPGPLALLALAWQHGVTVPGQQQAIHVFAEWLLEIGQEGEHGPWWPRTLYLAEDGTLAPSLGVAGRESWCYGSIGIARALELAGQALDVPLWRDTALRAWRGALARERRAYEGRAQAGSEPMGLADAGLCHGWSGLLQATWRMADDCADPQLRAELPWLAERVLELAAPDEPFGLLPPAPFGGLLSDPAGFLTGAAGAALALHTFATDAAPVTRWDRALLLA; this is encoded by the coding sequence GTGCTGAGCCTTCGAGACCGAGCGGCCGCACTGGCCACTGACATCGCCGAGCGGCTGGCCGACCCGCAGGCTCTGCCGACCCCGCAAACCCCTTGGCACCGGGTGACCTTGAGCGAGGGCATGCCAGGCGTCGCACTGCTGCACCTGGAGCGCGGGGGCGAGGACGCGCTGCGCACCGCGCAGCGGTGGCTGAGCGCGAGCGTGGCGGCGGCCAAGGAGGTGCCGACCGACCCGGCGGCGCACGCCCCGGGCCTCTACCGGGGGATCCCGGCGCTCTCCTTCACCGTCTGCCGGACCGCGGCCGCCACCGGCAGCACCGGCGGGCCGGGTCGGGCCGCCGCCCATCTCGGCGCCCAGGTCCAGGTGTTCGCCCAGGCACTGGCCGCCTGGGAGGCGCGGCGGGACCCGCGGCGCGGCGAGTGCACGACGGTGGGGACGTATGACGTCATCTCCGGACTGGCCGGCCTGGGCGCCCAGTTGCTCGACGGCCTGCAGTACGGCGTGGCGGGCAGCCGCGAGGCACTGACCGAGGTGCTCGGCGCCCTGGTCGGCGTGACCCGGCCGCTGAACCTCGGCGGTCGCGAGCTGCCGGGCTGGTGGACCGCGCAGAGCACCTACGACTACGCACCGGCGACGCCCGAGACCGGCCACGCCAACGCCGGTCTGGCGCACGGCGTTCCCGGCCCGCTGGCGCTGCTCGCGCTGGCCTGGCAGCACGGCGTCACCGTCCCCGGGCAGCAGCAGGCCATCCACGTCTTCGCCGAGTGGCTGCTGGAGATCGGCCAGGAGGGCGAACACGGGCCCTGGTGGCCGCGCACGCTCTATCTGGCCGAGGACGGGACCCTCGCACCCAGCCTGGGCGTGGCGGGGCGGGAGTCCTGGTGCTACGGCAGCATCGGTATCGCCCGGGCGCTGGAGCTGGCCGGGCAGGCGCTGGACGTCCCGCTCTGGCGGGACACCGCGCTGCGCGCCTGGCGAGGAGCCCTGGCGCGCGAGCGGCGCGCGTACGAGGGGCGTGCCCAGGCCGGGTCCGAGCCCATGGGCCTCGCGGACGCCGGACTGTGCCACGGCTGGAGCGGGCTGCTGCAGGCCACCTGGCGGATGGCGGACGACTGCGCGGACCCGCAACTGCGGGCGGAACTGCCCTGGTTGGCCGAGCGCGTGCTCGAACTGGCAGCACCGGACGAACCGTTCGGCCTGCTGCCGCCCGCCCCCTTCGGCGGTCTGCTGAGCGACCCGGCGGGCTTCCTCACCGGCGCCGCGGGCGCCGCTCTGGCGCTGCACACCTTCGCCACCGACGCCGCCCCGGTGACGCGTTGGGACCGCGCCCTGCTCCTGGCGTAA
- a CDS encoding lantibiotic dehydratase, with protein MVRQGQPGPRRYGCADPLLLRAAVRPVDSSGMTPGLDDLARVREAAADPLFAEAIALASPSLSHTLDSVAAERSLPAKDLRRAARAVARYRLRMSGRATPFGLMAGVAAAGFAADPELRWGTEHAKAVRVDMGWLSGVVGRLELDPAVLAVLRVTANDLCTVRGDRLVLPFVPAQGEQTQSGLQEVSLRHTEAVRLALRLAATPLGWVDLLKQLGAAYPGAETAAIERMLAELVRRDVLLTELRPPMDDRDPLAHVLALLAGYAAELPPESGHLVTELIAIQGELADYQATAPGRGRAALSAVTTRMRALYPAEQLIQLDLGLDVAARLPESVREEVERTAEVLATLTEHRPGPRHLRDYHAEFLERYGEGRAVPLLELLNPEQGLGAPAGYRTPLSARRAASEAMDDRDRLLLALAQQAAVAGERELVLDAELVAALGAAGQTPAEEAGPPPSFDLLAEVLADSVEAMAGGEFRLVLAGSSGVAGATAGRFGHLLGAAAERFGAVLRSVPTRNPQAVRAQLSFQAVRGKVANVAKVPRWLDHTITVSAFTDRAGEHALGLADLAVVADPQRLALISTALGGEVVPTMPSMLLTQRTAPNLARFLDEIHRSGEPQWPGWDWGAASELPFLPRVRHGRSVLAAARWRPTDPALRDPATQPADWQRRFTAWRDRMGVPEQVASVHSDHRITLDLRDPEHLDLLRHEWRNRPDAVLQELPSGGELGYGWSGGQPTEVAFALVRKAPGTAALRPVAPARARTVHAPGSSWLHAKLYCSTDRHNELLSRQLPFLLGELPQDVTRWFFLRYADPDPHLRLRFHGPAAVLGGELLPRLAAWAQRLGAQGHCGRLVLDSYEPELERYGGPAVMAQAEAAFQADSQACLEQLALIRDGGLPMDRRLLVAANYADLLHRLYGDPGGAGLLLAEESRESHRAAPVALRREARQLIDPLGGWHRLAEQPGGEALLTIWERRAAAVSAYGDELRLLGATAWNGERDIAHSLLHLHHNRLVGTDRKAERESLALLSLAVRAHADRERAQC; from the coding sequence ATGGTACGACAGGGACAGCCCGGCCCCCGGCGCTACGGCTGCGCCGATCCGCTGCTGCTGCGGGCTGCCGTGCGGCCCGTCGACTCCTCGGGCATGACGCCCGGGCTCGACGACCTCGCACGGGTGCGGGAGGCGGCGGCCGACCCGCTGTTCGCCGAGGCGATAGCCCTGGCCAGCCCCTCCCTGTCGCACACGCTGGACAGCGTCGCCGCCGAACGGTCGCTGCCGGCCAAGGACCTGCGCCGCGCCGCCCGCGCGGTGGCCCGCTACCGGCTGCGGATGAGCGGGCGGGCCACGCCCTTCGGGCTGATGGCCGGCGTGGCGGCCGCCGGATTCGCCGCCGACCCCGAGCTCCGCTGGGGCACCGAGCACGCCAAAGCCGTACGGGTGGACATGGGTTGGCTCTCCGGGGTGGTCGGTCGCCTGGAGCTGGACCCGGCCGTCCTGGCCGTGCTGCGGGTCACCGCCAACGACCTGTGCACCGTGCGCGGCGACCGACTCGTCCTGCCGTTCGTCCCGGCGCAGGGCGAGCAGACGCAGTCGGGCCTCCAGGAGGTCTCGCTGCGCCACACCGAGGCCGTGCGTCTCGCCCTGCGCCTCGCCGCCACCCCGCTCGGCTGGGTCGATCTGCTCAAGCAGCTGGGCGCGGCCTACCCCGGCGCCGAGACCGCCGCGATCGAGCGGATGCTGGCCGAACTGGTCCGCCGCGACGTGCTGCTGACCGAACTGCGGCCCCCGATGGACGACCGCGATCCGCTCGCCCATGTGCTGGCCCTGCTCGCCGGGTACGCCGCCGAGCTGCCCCCGGAGAGCGGCCACCTCGTCACCGAACTCATCGCGATCCAAGGCGAGTTGGCCGACTACCAGGCCACCGCTCCGGGCCGCGGCAGGGCAGCGCTCAGCGCGGTCACCACCCGGATGCGCGCCCTCTACCCGGCCGAGCAGCTGATCCAGCTGGACCTGGGGCTTGACGTGGCGGCCCGGCTGCCCGAATCGGTCCGCGAGGAGGTGGAACGGACCGCCGAGGTGCTCGCGACACTCACCGAGCACCGCCCGGGACCGCGTCATCTGCGGGACTACCACGCGGAGTTCCTGGAGCGGTACGGCGAGGGCCGGGCCGTACCGCTACTGGAGCTGCTCAATCCCGAGCAGGGCCTGGGCGCCCCGGCGGGCTACCGGACGCCACTGTCGGCGCGCCGCGCCGCGAGCGAGGCCATGGACGACCGGGACCGGCTGCTGCTGGCCCTGGCCCAGCAGGCCGCCGTCGCCGGGGAGCGCGAACTGGTGCTGGACGCCGAGCTGGTGGCGGCCCTGGGTGCCGCCGGCCAGACGCCTGCGGAGGAGGCCGGGCCGCCGCCCTCCTTCGATCTGCTGGCCGAGGTGCTGGCCGACTCCGTCGAGGCCATGGCGGGCGGCGAGTTCCGGTTGGTGCTCGCGGGCAGCTCGGGGGTGGCCGGCGCCACCGCCGGCCGGTTCGGGCACCTGCTGGGCGCGGCCGCCGAGCGCTTCGGCGCCGTGCTGCGCAGCGTCCCGACCCGCAACCCGCAGGCCGTGCGAGCACAGTTGAGCTTCCAGGCAGTGCGGGGCAAGGTCGCCAACGTGGCCAAGGTCCCCCGCTGGCTCGATCACACCATCACCGTGTCCGCCTTCACCGACCGGGCCGGCGAGCACGCGCTGGGCCTGGCCGACCTCGCTGTGGTGGCCGATCCGCAGCGGCTCGCGCTGATCTCGACCGCGCTGGGCGGCGAGGTCGTCCCGACCATGCCGAGCATGCTCCTCACCCAGCGAACCGCCCCCAACCTGGCGCGCTTCCTGGACGAGATCCACCGCAGCGGCGAACCGCAGTGGCCGGGTTGGGACTGGGGCGCGGCGTCCGAGCTGCCCTTCCTGCCCCGGGTGCGGCACGGCCGGTCGGTGCTGGCCGCCGCCCGCTGGCGTCCGACGGACCCGGCGCTGCGCGACCCAGCGACCCAACCGGCCGACTGGCAGCGGCGGTTCACCGCATGGCGGGATCGGATGGGGGTGCCCGAGCAGGTCGCCTCGGTGCACAGCGACCATCGCATCACGCTGGATCTGCGCGATCCCGAGCACCTCGACCTGCTGCGCCACGAGTGGCGCAACCGTCCCGACGCCGTCCTCCAGGAGCTGCCGTCCGGCGGGGAGTTGGGCTACGGCTGGTCCGGCGGGCAGCCCACCGAAGTCGCCTTCGCCCTGGTCCGCAAGGCGCCGGGCACCGCTGCCCTGCGACCGGTCGCCCCGGCCCGCGCGCGCACCGTCCACGCCCCCGGCTCCTCCTGGCTGCACGCCAAGCTGTACTGCTCCACAGACCGGCACAACGAGCTGCTCAGCAGGCAACTGCCCTTCCTGCTCGGCGAGTTGCCACAGGACGTCACCCGCTGGTTCTTTCTGCGCTACGCGGACCCGGACCCGCACCTGCGGTTGCGTTTCCACGGCCCGGCGGCGGTCCTCGGTGGCGAGCTGCTGCCCCGGCTGGCCGCCTGGGCGCAGCGGCTCGGCGCGCAGGGGCACTGCGGCCGCCTGGTACTGGACAGCTACGAGCCGGAGTTGGAGCGCTACGGCGGCCCGGCGGTGATGGCGCAGGCCGAAGCCGCGTTCCAGGCCGACAGCCAGGCCTGCCTGGAGCAGCTGGCGCTGATCCGCGACGGCGGCCTGCCGATGGACCGGCGCCTGCTGGTCGCGGCGAACTACGCCGACCTGCTGCACCGCCTCTACGGCGACCCCGGTGGGGCGGGTCTGCTACTGGCGGAGGAGAGCCGGGAGTCGCACCGGGCCGCCCCCGTCGCCCTGCGGCGCGAGGCGCGACAGCTGATCGACCCGCTCGGCGGCTGGCACCGACTCGCCGAACAACCGGGCGGAGAAGCCCTGTTGACGATCTGGGAGCGACGCGCGGCGGCCGTCTCGGCCTACGGCGACGAACTGCGCCTGCTCGGGGCCACCGCCTGGAACGGCGAGCGCGACATCGCCCACTCGCTCCTCCATCTGCACCACAACCGGCTGGTGGGAACCGACCGCAAGGCCGAGCGGGAGTCGCTGGCACTGCTGTCCCTGGCCGTCCGAGCCCACGCCGACCGGGAGCGCGCGCAGTGCTGA
- the lepB gene encoding signal peptidase I: MESPAEGAALEQSGPQEPEEPEELAEAAQPAPAERPRRPLWKELPILVVIALVLALLIKTFLVQAFSIPSDSMQNTLQQGDRVLVDKLTPWFGSTPARGDVVVFHDPGGWLNSSDMPPQSSNGVVRDLQSALSTVGLMPSANEKDLIKRVIAVGGDTVQCTAGEPVKVNGVALNEPYIYPGATPCDNDPVGTVTVPKGKLWVMGDHRDDSWDSRHQRIVGNEGGFVPVGNVIGRAFVVAWPLDRWSTLPEPATFSQHGLAAGPALAAAPSALGAVAGALPLTLWYRRRRR, translated from the coding sequence ATGGAGAGCCCGGCAGAGGGTGCTGCCCTGGAGCAGTCAGGGCCCCAAGAGCCCGAAGAGCCCGAAGAGCTCGCGGAGGCGGCTCAGCCGGCACCCGCCGAGAGGCCGCGGCGGCCGCTCTGGAAGGAGCTGCCGATCCTGGTGGTGATCGCCCTGGTGCTGGCGCTGCTGATCAAGACCTTCCTGGTGCAGGCCTTCTCGATCCCCTCGGACTCGATGCAGAACACCCTGCAGCAGGGCGACCGGGTCCTCGTGGACAAGCTGACCCCCTGGTTCGGCAGCACCCCCGCGCGCGGCGACGTGGTGGTCTTCCACGACCCGGGCGGCTGGCTGAACTCCTCGGACATGCCCCCGCAGAGCAGCAACGGGGTGGTCCGCGACCTGCAGTCGGCGCTGAGCACGGTCGGGCTGATGCCGTCCGCCAATGAGAAGGACCTGATCAAGCGGGTCATCGCGGTCGGCGGCGACACCGTGCAGTGCACCGCGGGTGAGCCGGTCAAGGTGAACGGCGTAGCGCTCAACGAGCCCTACATCTACCCGGGCGCGACGCCCTGCGACAACGACCCGGTCGGCACGGTGACCGTGCCGAAGGGCAAGCTCTGGGTGATGGGCGACCACCGCGACGACTCCTGGGACTCCCGCCACCAGCGGATCGTGGGCAACGAGGGCGGCTTCGTGCCGGTGGGCAACGTGATCGGCCGGGCGTTCGTGGTGGCCTGGCCACTGGACCGCTGGTCGACGCTGCCGGAGCCGGCCACCTTCAGCCAGCACGGGCTGGCCGCGGGCCCGGCGCTCGCGGCCGCGCCGAGCGCCCTGGGCGCGGTGGCCGGGGCGCTCCCGCTGACGCTCTGGTACCGCAGGCGTCGCCGCTGA
- a CDS encoding MarR family transcriptional regulator, producing MPTTPDRPAGPDDVSARVLGLFVAITRRYNAESEAAAAHHELTPLQAKALLAAAQPVPMRAVADKLHAEPSNVTAVVDRLEERGLVERRPAPGDRRVKLVAATDAGHAAIAGLRAAMPFAADPLGALDHHQREVLADLLALVVGQEPAP from the coding sequence ATGCCCACGACTCCCGACAGACCGGCCGGCCCGGACGACGTCTCGGCCCGTGTGCTCGGCCTGTTCGTGGCGATCACCCGCCGCTACAACGCCGAGTCCGAGGCCGCCGCCGCCCACCACGAGCTGACCCCGCTCCAGGCCAAGGCCCTGCTGGCGGCGGCGCAGCCGGTGCCGATGCGCGCCGTCGCCGACAAGCTGCACGCCGAGCCGTCCAATGTCACCGCGGTGGTCGACCGCCTGGAGGAGCGCGGCCTGGTCGAGCGCCGGCCGGCCCCCGGCGACCGGCGGGTCAAGCTGGTCGCGGCCACCGACGCCGGGCACGCGGCGATCGCCGGGCTGCGCGCGGCGATGCCGTTCGCCGCCGACCCGTTGGGCGCCCTGGACCACCACCAGCGCGAGGTGCTCGCAGACCTGCTCGCGCTGGTGGTCGGCCAGGAGCCCGCCCCCTAG
- a CDS encoding SDR family NAD(P)-dependent oxidoreductase produces MSKVVLITGTSSGIGLAAAVAAARAGFTTVATLRNPQRADALRKAAEEAGVELDIRPLDVTDAASVADCVAGVVADHGRLDAVVNNAGAGHLGTLEGESLDDVRAVMEVNFFGVVQVSKAALPHLRATGGRLITVSSVGGVIGQPFNEAYCAAKFAVEGFMESLAPVAASVGVTVSVVEPGAVASEFVSNVGVDLPAALVAAGPYAPAMEAYLARTQAQFASFAQPPAGAAETILEVLTADRPAFRLQTSDAARGFVGAKLADLDGSAVQALTSGWIA; encoded by the coding sequence ATGTCCAAGGTCGTCCTGATCACCGGCACGTCGTCCGGCATCGGCCTCGCCGCCGCGGTGGCCGCCGCCCGGGCCGGCTTCACCACCGTCGCCACCCTGCGCAACCCGCAGCGCGCCGACGCGCTGCGCAAGGCCGCCGAGGAGGCCGGGGTCGAGCTGGACATCCGCCCGCTGGACGTCACCGACGCCGCCTCGGTCGCCGACTGCGTCGCCGGGGTTGTCGCCGACCACGGCCGGCTCGACGCCGTGGTGAACAACGCCGGTGCCGGGCACCTCGGGACGCTGGAGGGCGAGAGCCTGGACGACGTCCGCGCGGTGATGGAGGTCAACTTCTTCGGCGTGGTCCAGGTCTCCAAGGCCGCCCTGCCACACCTGCGGGCCACCGGGGGCCGCCTGATCACCGTCAGCAGCGTCGGCGGCGTGATCGGGCAGCCCTTCAACGAGGCCTACTGCGCGGCCAAGTTCGCCGTCGAGGGCTTCATGGAGAGTCTCGCCCCGGTGGCGGCCTCGGTCGGCGTGACGGTCAGTGTGGTCGAACCGGGCGCGGTGGCCAGCGAGTTCGTCAGCAACGTCGGCGTCGACCTCCCGGCGGCTCTCGTCGCGGCCGGTCCGTACGCGCCCGCGATGGAGGCCTACCTGGCCCGGACCCAGGCGCAGTTCGCGTCCTTCGCCCAGCCGCCGGCCGGGGCCGCGGAGACCATCCTGGAGGTCCTGACGGCCGACCGGCCGGCCTTCCGGCTGCAGACCTCGGACGCCGCGCGCGGCTTCGTCGGCGCCAAGCTCGCCGACCTGGACGGTTCGGCCGTCCAGGCCCTCACCAGCGGCTGGATCGCTTGA
- a CDS encoding maleylpyruvate isomerase family mycothiol-dependent enzyme, with protein MNASPQAEPTADPIDHRAAVAAQAEHFVALLKDADLTTTVPSCPGWTLTDLVRHTGSVHRWFSTLLSKLPQQPPTSREVDLQLPAEDAGYPDWLAASAALAAETFAATDLAAPMWAWGVDQHARFWVRRMLFETLVHRVDAETALGLTPAIDRALAVDGVDEFLVNLPNAGLFAPKVAQLRGTDQTIRFRCTDGDGDWLVRLRPDGFGLVADPAEVAVADATVQGTAADLLLLAYGRLERTAGSLTADGDQQLLDLWFANSEF; from the coding sequence GTGAACGCATCGCCGCAGGCAGAGCCCACCGCCGACCCGATCGACCACCGCGCGGCCGTCGCGGCGCAGGCCGAGCACTTCGTGGCCCTGCTCAAGGACGCCGACCTCACGACGACCGTCCCCAGCTGCCCCGGCTGGACGCTGACCGACCTGGTCCGCCACACCGGCAGCGTGCACCGCTGGTTCTCCACCCTGCTGAGCAAGCTGCCGCAGCAGCCGCCGACCAGCCGCGAGGTGGACCTGCAGCTGCCCGCCGAGGACGCCGGCTACCCCGACTGGCTGGCTGCGAGCGCCGCGCTGGCCGCCGAGACCTTCGCGGCCACCGACCTGGCGGCGCCGATGTGGGCCTGGGGCGTGGACCAGCACGCGCGCTTCTGGGTGCGCCGGATGCTGTTCGAGACCCTGGTGCACCGCGTCGACGCGGAGACCGCGCTGGGCTTGACCCCGGCGATCGACCGCGCGCTCGCGGTCGATGGCGTGGACGAGTTCCTGGTCAACCTGCCGAACGCGGGGCTGTTCGCGCCGAAGGTGGCGCAGCTGCGCGGCACGGACCAGACCATCCGGTTCCGCTGCACCGACGGGGACGGCGACTGGCTGGTCCGGCTGCGTCCGGACGGCTTCGGCCTGGTCGCGGACCCGGCCGAGGTGGCGGTGGCCGACGCCACCGTCCAGGGCACGGCGGCGGACCTGCTGCTGCTCGCGTACGGCCGGCTGGAGCGCACCGCGGGCTCGCTGACGGCCGACGGGGACCAGCAGCTGCTCGACCTCTGGTTCGCCAACTCGGAGTTCTGA
- a CDS encoding MFS transporter has product MDSPLALRTRLARLPGPAWIIFAGMFANKFGNFLSVFLVLYLTGQRYSAFQAGMAVGVAGLGGFVGNAVGGAVADGYGRRAAIVVSMAGSGLATLAVPLVHGIWATTALVAVVGVFAQLYRPAAGALLVDVVPEQQRVTAFAVLRLAINLGMAVGPLVGGLLSARSYPLLFVGDALTSFAFGALALLLPAGTRPAKPAPSTVPRATGGYRDVFRDGRYCLLLATMVAGTVVYGQSTVTLPLHVARHGFGNGFYGLLLGLNAAVCVLVELPLTRWTERRGPRRVIAVGMLLMGAGMAGTGLADSRALLILTVLLWTFGEIVYSPICSAYPAAFSPPHLRGRYQAADGLAHTLGQAVGPVLGGFLYARSAPLLWAVTAAIALLGALTVLPAVPRAGRDQAARGQAAREADGRAVDVGGGVGGGVGG; this is encoded by the coding sequence ATGGACTCCCCGCTGGCCCTTCGGACCAGGCTGGCCCGCTTACCCGGCCCGGCCTGGATCATCTTCGCCGGCATGTTCGCCAATAAGTTCGGCAACTTCCTCAGCGTCTTCCTGGTGCTCTACCTGACGGGCCAGCGCTACTCCGCGTTCCAGGCGGGCATGGCGGTCGGCGTCGCGGGCCTGGGCGGCTTCGTCGGCAACGCCGTCGGCGGGGCGGTCGCGGACGGCTACGGGCGGCGGGCGGCCATCGTGGTGTCGATGGCCGGCAGCGGTCTGGCCACCCTGGCCGTGCCGCTGGTGCACGGGATCTGGGCGACCACCGCGCTGGTCGCCGTGGTCGGGGTGTTCGCCCAGCTCTACCGGCCGGCCGCGGGCGCCCTGCTGGTGGACGTGGTGCCCGAGCAGCAGCGCGTCACCGCGTTCGCCGTCCTGCGGCTGGCGATCAACCTCGGCATGGCGGTCGGCCCGCTGGTGGGCGGCCTGCTCAGCGCGCGCTCCTACCCGCTGCTCTTCGTCGGGGACGCGCTCACCTCCTTCGCCTTCGGGGCGCTGGCGCTGCTGCTGCCCGCCGGCACCCGGCCGGCCAAGCCGGCGCCGTCGACGGTGCCCCGCGCCACCGGCGGCTACCGCGACGTCTTCCGGGACGGCCGCTACTGCCTGCTGCTGGCGACCATGGTCGCGGGGACGGTCGTCTACGGGCAGTCCACCGTGACGCTGCCGCTGCACGTGGCCCGGCACGGCTTCGGCAACGGCTTCTACGGGCTGCTGCTGGGCCTGAACGCAGCCGTCTGCGTGCTGGTCGAGCTGCCGCTGACCCGCTGGACCGAGCGCCGCGGACCCCGCCGGGTGATCGCGGTCGGCATGCTGCTGATGGGCGCCGGGATGGCCGGCACCGGGCTGGCGGACAGCCGGGCCCTGCTGATCCTGACCGTGCTGCTGTGGACCTTCGGGGAGATCGTCTACTCCCCCATCTGCTCCGCCTACCCGGCCGCCTTCTCGCCGCCCCACCTGCGCGGCCGCTACCAGGCCGCCGACGGGCTGGCGCACACCCTCGGCCAAGCGGTCGGGCCGGTGCTCGGCGGCTTCCTCTACGCCCGCTCGGCGCCGCTGCTGTGGGCGGTGACGGCGGCGATCGCACTCCTCGGGGCGCTGACCGTGCTGCCGGCCGTCCCGCGCGCCGGGCGGGACCAGGCGGCGCGGGGCCAGGCGGCGCGGGAGGCGGACGGACGGGCCGTCGACGTAGGTGGCGGCGTGGGTGGCGGCGTAGGTGGCTGA